In Pseudorasbora parva isolate DD20220531a chromosome 9, ASM2467924v1, whole genome shotgun sequence, the sequence ATGTGTCTATTATAAAACACATGCCTATGAAACTTATTTAAACTTTACATGAAGTGTGTAAATATGTGTGTGATACATCACACACAAAACAACTATTATTCTGTTTATTCGCCACCCTGGCTCACAGGACCATAAGCTATAAAACATGTACTATACTACTGGAGAAATGAGCATCATTCAGAAATACGGCCCTGAACACGTCCCTTTAATTTTCCGTCATGAAAAGAGTTTAAATATTCAAGAAATCTCATATAAAAGGCATAAAATGGTTAAGCATATTGCTTTTCATATTTTAGAACAGTGTCTGAAATGCTTTTATGTGTTTGCCTTTAGTACTAAAACTAATAAGTGCACAACAACTCAACTAAACAAGTAATTGATaatataaatcattaaaaagaaTGTTCTATCAGTGTTAAAATACTGTCATTTGAAAATACTTGTATACATTTATGCCCATCTATGAAAAATATACATATGTCAAGGTCAAAGTTCAGAGGAAGAGGGGACGTTCAAATGTTCAGTCGTTTTACACACACATCGttggtgtttttatttttaatacgcACAACAAACGTCTGTTTTCTTTAAAAGAGATCGCATTGCTTCCGGTTTTCTGTGTGTAGATATAGAGCCGTTTTACACGAGAGAGAGCAAAGATGAGCAGTGCAGATTAATATCTACTAATATTATAGTGAATAAAACTCCAGTAATAACAACAGCTGATTACATCCATacataacaacaataataacagCATAATAACAACATAATAACATAATAACAACATAACAACAACATAACAACAACATAACAACATAATAACAACATAATAACAACATAACAACATAATAACAACAGCTGATTACATCCATAGATATCAGCATCCGTGTTGTTAACACTAATCTGTGTCCTGTTAGTTGATGTGACGTTCAGCATAAAGCCGATTATTCAGAGATTATGATTTAATCTGATTGATAATGCATGTTGTCATTGACAGCATCTTGAAAATGAAGCTTTAATGACTGACACAGGTCCTTTATTCTGCAATAGGTGCTCATAAACACGTGTGGGTGGAGCGGATGCATTGATTAGATGGAAGGAGTGAAAGTGAGTCTAATGAGTTCATGAACTGGCCTGAGGAAGGGTCCAATAACGTGAGGCTGACTGAGATAAACCGGTGTCTGGTTGATCATGTTATGGCCTCATCGAGCGCCCGCTCCATTAAAAGAAAACCGCTTTTAAACAGatttttcaaaacatatttttttatgtgtaaaaTGTTATTGAGGAAAAATGCCAACCAATGTCCAGCAAACATATATATAAGCAAAATGTCAATTCAAGTTTTGAATGTAAGGTATCTTCAGAGTAACGGAGAAATTCAGCAACAGGTTGATTTATGAGCACTGAATAAAAGTCAAAGATCATGAATATCTCAATCCTGAACACTCAACTGTGCTCATAAAACACACACCATCAAGACTAAACGtctgtgctatatatatatgaatgtgtttatttgaatataattATGTATTTTAGGCCATTAGATGAAATATGGCAGATGGTGAAAAGCTGTCCTGGTTTATGTGTAAAATGTCAACCAATGTCCACCAAACTTAGGCAAGCAAAATGTCAGGCACGTTTTAAATGTAAGGTTTTTCGAATCTATCTTTAGAGTAATGGAGTAATTCAGCAAAAGGTTGATTTATGTTTATGAGCACTGAATAAAAGTCAAAGATCATGAATATCTCAATGCTGAACACTCAACTGTGCTCATAAAACACACACCATCAAGACTAAACGTCTGTGctatatatatgaatatgttTAATGTATTTTAGGTCATTAGATGAAATATGGCAGATGAACTAGGTGAAACGCTGTCCTGGTTTACATTAGTTATGACGGAGGGATAAGGTGTCAGGTGGCcaggatgtgtgtgttcagtctttccatCAGACACATGTAGGTCAATGAGGCCAAATCTGTGAACTAAACAGCAGGAGAAGCTGGATCTGGAGTTTAAGACCGCTCAAGCTGCTATCCTTATCCTTCCTGACACCAGATATTGGTCCTGTTAATGCAAATCATAGGAACTAAAGGAACACTACCCATAGTACAGCGTATGTCTAAGTTTGGGTGTTTTAATAAGTCGGAAATGAGTTTATGTTGCAGATGTTTGTCTGCACTTCCTCCAGATGTGCGGTTTCGTTAGCGTTTGAAACTGGGTCGAGAGCTGCAAACTCAGACGCCGTGAGATGCACAGTCATAAGAACAAAGTCATGTGTGAGGAaaagagcgtgtgtgtgtgtgtgtgtgtgtgtgtgtgtgtgtgtgtgtgtgtgtgtgtgtgtgtgtgtgtgtgcactagAAAACTGGCAAAACCACGTGTAGTTAAAAATACACAGAGGAAAAAgtacttcattacttgagtaaaagttacagtactactggtcaaatattactccgttacaagggaaagttgtaaaaatggattattactggagtaaaagtacagaagtatttgttttcaaaaggacttaagtatcaaaattacatttttttgttgccgcattattttattattgttgtataaatgcacattatgccttCATGGTTTAAtataaatacttgtagaaaagttacaaagctgctgtcactttaaggccgaatgcacggatccaatacactgatacacatctgatattctcacactgttcaccttcactgaagacagaatcaactttgtttatgtgaatcctccactaaatgagcatttggacatccgtcttcttccattttgctctaaactataaatcagtgtttaataaatgctgtgaaatcattgaacttcacgagactctacaagagtgattcctgaaaggctttctgcaaaaacccaaacaccttttaaagaagaaaaaaatcatcactgactttcaaagctgcgacagaaacgactttccacttcgaggaccttgatagaaatgtagtggagtaaagaggacgatatttgtctttcagatggagtgaagttaaagtcagaagattacagaaagaataatactccagtaaagcacagagactcaaacagtgaacttcagtacaggactcgaggaaatgagctgagggactgtccagctctgaaaatacaaatatatgtatatatatattagagctGCAAGTGATATCCTTTGTTTACTTAATCTGTTGAGTTTTATCAGCGTTTGGTATATTAATGTGCTGTTAGGGCTTGTACTGAACATTATGAGCAAAGACACTTTTGTGCATGGTCACCTGCTTTATTCCTGAATTACAGCGTCTGAATAATGATTTGCCTGTTTAGTTTACTTAAGTACACAACTGAACTACATCTGTTCAATCAccttacatttataatgttaaactggggggaaaaaacaatatggaatatttacaaaaatgttattttgttgGTATGGaattaaagcgttagttcagcccgtagtgtaaattgtgtgattaattcctcctgtggttgtccagccgtcagacctccgctcatcttcacacacagatgaagatattagtgttgaaatccgatggctcagaaaggccttcattgacaccaatgtcatttcctcactcaagacccataaaggcactaaagatgtcgttacaaagcccatctcactacagcggctctacaatcattgatgaagaggccagaatagacctaaacaactaaataacgacttatatagtgatggccggtttcagaacaaagcttcgaaccgttatgagtcagtgaatcgattcatgagtcgaaccgttatgagtcagtgaatcgattcatgattcgaatcgcgagtcaaactgctgaaatcacgagactttggcgattcgaatcatgaatcgattcactgactcctaatggtcttacaggtgtccaacgacattagggagaggaattaatgacagaatttacatttttgggtgaaataaccctttaagtaaaatcTACTTAACTACGTTGTGTACagttaacaaaaaaaatgtggaGCTCTTCACCAGTTGTGCgtctcacgggtatatctgTGGCCAACACTACACTATAAGGGTCACaattatccatttttcttttctgCCAAAAATCAtcaggatattaagatcatgctccatgaagatatttagcaCATGTtcatatcataaatgtattattagtagtaatatgcatcactaaggacttcatttggacaactttaaaggagattttctcaatatttagatgtttttgcaccctcagattccagattttcaaatattgtcctatcctaacaaaccatacatcaatggagagATTAttaattcagctttcagatcatCTACACATCTCAACATTGACCCTTAGGACTGGGTTTGGGCTTTAACTGGGGCAGTTAGAGTTTGAGTAATTTTTCATTTGAACTCATTTAAAGTGTTTCCAGTACATTGTATTAAAATACTGTAGTACTTAATTAAGCCATGATTTTGAAGAGTATGGTTTACTTATAAACATTTAAGTAACCATCTCAATAGATTTACACTTTGTAAGACAACACATCTCCATCACCGAGACCCCAACACACAGTAACCCTAACACTCAAAGGATGGAGTATGAACGGGTCATTTTGGGTAAGAAATGAGCTCCAGCCTCCGGTTTCACAGACGGGGTTTAGATTAAGCCCAGGTTTAGTTCAATCAGAGAATTTTAGTATCTTTTATAAACGTGTGTTAGAAAagaaacattactggtgtgcatcttcagacagaaagacagattttaagatatgctttcagttaaaacagctcaaacggGAGTTTTAATCTGGGACTGGATTAAGTCTGTGAAAGAGGGGTTAAAGTGTTTAATGTGCAGTTATGTTGGAGATTTAGGAGTCTTGCTCATGTTATGTGGTTATTAATGGAGATTATGAATGTGCAGTGCAGCTGCTGTATGCTGTGTATTGTTTCACTTATTGAGAAATAACTGAGACACCTGTCTTATCTTATGTGCTCATTCCATTGATATAGCAGTACGATAACTATCTTTAGCATGCTGTCGTGTTGTAGTACTAACTGGCCCTCTCAGATCAGGTCGGTTCTTTGTCTTGATTTGCTTGAGCTGTGGCCAGCAGTTGCTCATTGTGAAGGACTTTTCTTAACATTAACCTCCTATAGActaaacacacattcacatggACTCTAGACATGACCAATTAACTTAACTCTCTTTCAGGTTAAATCACGGATCAGGCCCGTCCCATTTCCGGTACACCTGTCGAGTGCTTCATCTATACGTGCATttcatttacagtttttctcaaacgCTTTGGCTCATTTCTCGAATTAGACTTTGTTTTCTCATAACAATGAGTTCAGATCACAACAATTCATTTGATCAAACATTAATTTGGCGCATGAGTACAAAAGAGTTAGTACAATTGTCTTCAGTTTGGACAATGACTAAATGCACAGCTCTTCACAACTTCTAAACATTATTTCATCAAGTTTGTTAAATTGCAACACACACTTactatatatattgtgtgtgtgtgttgtaatggaGTTTGCAGACAGCACTATCACCACCGTTTTGAACATGGAGGAACATCACACCCCTGTACCGCATCAGTTACATCAGTTCTTATATTAGTACTTAGTTCAGTTTTTACTCAACGTAATTACTTTAAATGTGCCTTGTGGAGATTGTAGTATTGATTGCTTTTTATTTTGCAGCGAGTAAAGGTGTGGTCAAGTCTGTGAAGTTACGCAGACACAAATGTCCATTGACTATTGTGagccatttacattgtggacacacacacacacacacacacacacaatggttcgttttggcgtagacattcacgcggaatcacacggcttaCACATTCACGCTGATTGCTCATAATGCGTACAGATATCTCACCGCTTGGCTGTAGAAAGTGGCGTGTGTGTTCATGCAGAGTCCTAATGTCATGTTGGTAATGAAGAGCTTTCTGTTGGCCAAAACTAAGACCCCTAGTGAGTTATCTGTTATCTGCTTAGGTTAGGAATACTGTATTCAAAGCCTCTACTCAACAGGCGATTACGATTCATATCACACATTTACACTAAGCCATGGTGTGCATTACAGTCTCCAGTCTCATGGCATCCCAGACTTCAGTATTTTAATACTTTCCCAAAAGCTTTCTCTGAATGCTGCATGAAGACTGCATAAGGAGTATCTTTATCATGACCGGCTGTGAAAAGTGTATTTAACTCGGTCTTGGACTCGTTCTCGAGACGGTATTTTAATGGTCTTGGTCTTGTAATGGACTCGGTATTGACTCGTACTCGAACATATTAGGAATTGGACTCATTCCTAAGTCCACTCGAGTCCcatcaaaatattttatgattATTACTGTACGTTAATAATTCTTTAAATTGATGTTTGATTGACACATCCAATGActggtgattttttttgttagcAACTGAGCAAGACTTGAGACGTTAGTGCAAACATAGAGCACAGTTCCAGCTATTATCGAAAGCGTGGTTGAACACTATACTATTTCTCAACTGTTATTTATGtgtgtatacatacatacatatatatatatatatatatatatatatatatatatatatatatatatatatatatatatatatatatatatatatatatatatatatatatatatatatatattctgtttaCAAAGTAGGACAAAAGTGTCAGAGAAAACCAAATCTCATTTATGTAATAAAATGAAGACAGATGAGATGACTGCTGACAGTCTCAACACTGAACATCTTCAGGAACATTCACACTTTTGCATGAAAAAGACAGCAGTTTTTCTGCAGTCACTCTTGTGCTTGCCCTCCGTAATTAAAACGTTTATTAAATTGAGTTTTAATGTTGTTTGTGGATTTTCTCTGCACTCGGACTCGAATGAGCTGGTCTCGACTACAAATGGTTTACAACACCGGTTTAACACACCAATGAAACTGACTCAGAAATGTATTCATGTCGGCGACACACACCGTTTAAAACTCTCCACTCATGCCAGGATGACCAAACTCAGTGTGTTTCTCAGAAACTCTCAGTGTCTCAGAAAAAATGCTTCAAAATTAAGAAATCTTTGGAAAATATCACTGAACATGTATTTAACCATAGCAAAGGtaaatttaagtttatttaaaataagacaaatctgatgTTATTGTAAGTgtatatctgttatttaacagttgagatcCGGGGTTAATCCCAGTGGAGCCTccggggcatgttgtcacactgAGTCTCTATTAGAAATATGATATTATAgtctatacttttatgaattatGTTGAGAAACCATGAAATAAAGACTGAGAGTCAAATTTCCAAAGGGGTAGGGGCTCAAGCccctgagaaaaactgtaaagttATTGCCTTGCATAATGATATTAACATAAACCATGTCATTTAAATCTGTTTTTCTCGTTTATTGTAAGACATAATCATCATTATTTCCACTGTTTTGACTTTGTAAAGCATTGCAGTGCTGCTGGGTACCCAGAATGCTCTGTGTTCTGGCCAGTCTTGGGTCTGAatacacacactgtaaagaaaAATCAGGTCTACAAtcgaacattttctagtgacggatcacatctacatttttcagttggctgaacttaatttctgtgaattaaattgcatcaattcacagaatttcagttcggccaactgaaaaatgtagatgtgatcggtcactagaaaatgttcggttagaatatatttgttttgtttccaGTGCAGGCGATGTTGTGAGAGCTCCAGAACGGTGTGTGTACCGCATGCTGTGTGCTGTCAGCTTGCCTCATCATTCATAACCTCAGGAGATGTGGTTAGGACATTCTCATCACCACGCGCTTTTCTCTTCGTCTCAGTGAGATTTTGAGATGTGATTATAATCAACAGTAACATATTTCCACAGAGGGGGAGTAAGGTTATTACTTCATACCAAGTTCAGTAAAACATGTGAAAACATAAAGACAATTCTCcttatttgtattattacaaACTAAACTATATGTCATTTCCCCTTTAGCAGCCATTTTATTTGGCGAAGGAAGTAGGCCTGTTCAGGAGTCTAAGATGGTCTGCATGTTTGGTTAGTTAGTTCTGTAACACCACAAAACTTCAAAGTTGGTAATTTTGAGGAAAATGATCAGTGTTTGTAGATTTACAAGAGCTtgtggtcacactttagattaagTTACAactctcactattaactatgactttcccctcaataaataatcaatgcttattaatagttagtgaggttGTTAAGTGTGAGTATTGGGTATGATTAAGAGAGATGTATATGATCATGCAGAATAATTCCttcatatgtgctttataagcaCTAATAAACCGCTAATATCTTAGTAATGTAGGAACTGAACCCTAAACCGTAGTGTTCCAGAGTTAGTTTGAGTTTTATTTCGGGTTGGCTTCGTGCTCTGTGTTTGCTATGGaggcttgtttctgccacagaataacACATAAAACGGAAATCGCTAATTTatcactcgattctgactttataacacgcaACTGCAAGATGTAAGCTCACAATTGTAAGATAAGAAGTTTTTATTTAAGAagcaattatttttcaaaatgttttattctgagTTGGAAAAGTTTCCCAAGCTAATCAGCATATTTTGACTATCAGTGTTTCATATCCCCGTTCTTGGATAGATTCAGAGCTTTTCTCCCAGTTTAATCCATGTCTTAACtttaatgtacatttatatCACTCATTTGATACCGTGCCCTTATTGTCTGCTTGCTTTTACATCGTGCATTTTGCACTCTCAATTACAAATGGAAAGACATTGCATAttgatttatttgtaattacactgttgtAGACCAATATTTTAGTATTCaatattaacttttattagcaTTCATAACCAGTTAATATTCTGTATctgtattattacttttttaatatttatagtCATTGTTAATCATTGTGTGCTTGAATACTGAGTGTAGGAAGAGGACTGTGAGACCAATGTAAGTGTGTAGTCTGAGTTTTAATACCTATGTGTTCTCAGCATTTAGTTATATATTCTGTGCTAATGTAGACTTAACGGTCTGTTTTATGTTCTGTGTATATGTTGACTTACacatttatacatttcattttaatggacattacattttgttcacctggagtatttttttttctcagagtgTCTATTTGCCTCATTGGAAAaggctatttacactaactccACCCACTATTGTCTGgacaaccgcctagcaaccacccagagtaCCTTAGctactgcctagcaacaccctaacaaccacccaAAACACCATTTTTGTTAAAAACAAGCATTTATTATATAGTCTTCCGCGTTATCTTTGGCTAAATTACATTGGTTACATTGGTAAATGTAACTCATCCCCCAGCTTTTGTCGTACACTCATGAATGAGTCGTCAAATCATGCGGCTTATTGAGGAGAGGTGTGTTATGACTTTAATAAACAATTGGGGGTACGACGTGCGCCTCAGGGGCGAAAAAGTAGCTGAATAAATCCCAACACTTTAGACCAGAGATCAGAGAAAGCTGGAATGAAGACGATCTGCCAGAAAATGTCTTTCTCTCCTATGTCAGATGTCTGacagataaaataataaaaaagaaaatctctTTGCAAAATAACTAGTGTCCGGTCCTGTGAATCAAACTATAAAGGGGACAAAGCTTACATTTTAAGTCTACAACTGTTGACCTTAACCCACCGGTAACCCTAACCATCCGACCTGTCCTCAGCTTTGCCCATACAGTGTGGACAGTACTTCATATTTTTATGCAAGCACAAAGTATTTAATGTCAACTAATATAAGTGTGACCACAAAACTTTAATTTGTAAAGCGTCGGATTATCATTTAGTAAATTAAATGTACCTGTAGATTTTCATCTGGTTGGATTTTGTTTATAATACACAGTTTCTGAACAAATGCTTATAATACACAGAACCCCAGAGTTGgtcatttatgcattttattttcatatgttTTGCACAATGCAGTCATAACTCGATACACATCTGCCATTGCAGAAGGAAGCACAAGTCCACGTGTAAATATGAAAGCTATAGACAGAGTAAATCCAGCTTCAGAGTaagttaaaaatacattttacaaaataatatatttttttagatgaTAAATGTagaaatcattaaaataaagagaaattaaacatgaaacatttttaaaaaatctacgTTGCTAAACTTAATCTAAACTAAGTTGCTAAATTAGAAACAGCTAAATTGTGGCGATTGTATCCTAAACTAGAATAGCTGAGCCCATATTACAAAAGCATATAAACACATTACATTCACATGTGTGTACAGTATTCTTCTTCGACCATAAGCACTATAGCATAACATTAATTTCCCTCAGATGTGATGAGCGTTTCTGACGATAAACCCGACTGATGAGAAGCCATTGGGACTCGTGAGACCTGAAAGAAGAATAAAACACGTTAATCCTTCAAACCAAGCGGCTCATATGGAGCAGAGTGAGCTAAAGCAGCATTGGGTCTCATTCACTGATGGTTGCGTACTTACTGTGTGTGCAGCGAGATCTCCGAGTaaagccaatcacagcagtggactTGATATTCATTAAGCACCGCTTATAACGGTCTAGAGTATGTGGGCTGGCTTCCTTTCCAGAGCCTATCCCAGTTTTTGTTAAAGACTGTAATATAACTATCATTTAGTCGTCTTTTTCTCTGAGtgtctatttacaccaagtgcaaatagcccACTTTATTGGAAAAGGTAATTTACACTAACTCCACCCATTATTGTCTTgacaaccacctagcaaccatccagaataccttagcaactgcctagccacgccctaacaaccacctagaacaccatTTTTGTTAAAAAACGTAATTTTTGAGTCTCTTTTTTCCTCTGGGTGTCTATTTACCACGTTGGCAAaggctatttacactaactccGCCCAATATTGTCTTGACAActccctagcaacgccctagcaaccacccagaacaccaccAGTTTTGTTAAAAACCTGTAATATCACTATAAGTTAGTCCCCCGGGATCTTCTTTTCTCTGCGTGTCTATTTACCTCATTGGCAGAGGCTCTTTACACTCACTTCAGATAtcagatattttttaatttagtcttgGTCCAGTGTCAAATGCACTTTTAGTTGTTTAGTTGCACTGCCAGATGAAGCTTGCATTCGTGCATTTATTCAGGAATCGCAAATACAGTCGCGATCCGTGTTTGTATTATTAGAGTTCCTCATGAGAAGCAAACGGAGCGAGCGGCTCGTGCCAGAACACACACCGCCTTATTTCAGCAGAATATGTCGGATTGATCAGCTCTTGTTCgtgtgtgttttcagatcatccgctgttcagagtgtgtgtgcatggtGGCCAGATTGCACAGATGAAGTAAAACACCGGGTAGaaaatgtttcttttaaaagctctgattggggatTTAAAGCCTTGAAATCTGGCAAACTCAAGCATGAACGCTCGTAGAGGACTGTTTTTTATCATCTTAAGTGATTTTTgtcaagttttattttttaactacaTTTTAGTCGATATTGCATGTCTCATGATCGTCTCATCTCAGTCATGGAAACGGTCGTCAGTGAACATTTTAGGTCATCATTAATGAAGTTAACACTAAAGTAGGAGATGCTTTCGAGACAATGTCTCTAAGGTAATGTCTCTAAAAGATGGCATGCATTTatgatttaataaatataatcatataCATGGAATAGTGCCACCATTTGCCCTTAGCATTTAACATTATTtgcaccacacacacaaaaacgttTAATGTAAATGAACACTTAATGCACATAGCCACTGCCTTTATGGTTTCAGTCAGTTCTCAAATGTTATCCTGAACTTTATCTAAATGCAGCTTAAGTCATAATAAATCGTAATTTCTGCATGAAAGTGTCGGCCCGCAGTGTTGGTGAATGAGACCCATGCAGTGTGAGATGAATCTGGACTCACGTTAGCTCATCCAGGCTTTAAAGGTCATCAGGACGTTAAACACCACGGTCTTCAGAAAGAGGATCCTCAGCCAGAACAGGCCCAGGGATAAGAAGTTCACTTTTTCATCTGCAGAAAGTAAATGACGTTAGCATGTCTTCCGGGTCTTCTGTGTATTTTGCATGAAGGCTTAGAATCTGAAGTCTGTGGGTGTAAATGAAAGACTTACCTTTTTCTATCTCGCTACTCTGACCGGATGATCCTTCTTTACAGTCACCTGAATGTGGGATAAAGGAGATTAATCTAATGCAACCAGCATTATTAAAATGGATTATTTTAGTGCATGTAATGATTCTGACCTGTTTCCTGGCATTTATTGTCTTTTGCTCCTCCCAAGGCGAAGCTGCTGTAGTAGTTCTGGTAATCTTTGCCTGAATATCGCACCACTTGAGCGCCGCTGAGATTTACAGCCGAATGGCTTGTGAAGTCCGTGGCCAGACACGAGTTGTCAAATTTGTAAATTTCTGGCCTTTTTTCAGTTTCTGTAAAAACATAAGAGAAAAAGCAAGCACATTAGTTTCACAAgcataaaatgtgtgtgtgtaatgcagACACAAATGAGCCAGTTAGGTTTCGTCATGTGTGTGAGCTCCATCAGAAGAACATTCCCTGATCCTAAACATGGGAAGCATTTTTCCTTCCCAAGCACACGTTTcaaattaaaatggaaaacaaTTTTATTGTCGAATACGAAATATAGAATAGAATAGTATGTTTGCTTCAAATCAATGACACCAAAGTCCTTTtactttaaacatttaaaatattaataatatgtcCAATTCTCACCCTATCCTTCTAAAGCATCAGCTGATCTCCCAGACACACAGGCTGATATCCCATCTCAAAAACTCACTCAGACTTTAATAACCACTGCATATAGTTAATGTCACAATATAACACTGTGTGGGAAAACATATTTCCATGGGATATGTTTGGTGCATATCACTGTCTCTGTCCACCAATGGAGACTCTATCATTATTagctgttttaatttaattcatagcACAATCATCAACACAGATCAACTTAAATATGAAACAATATGACCTACAATGCTTTCAGCTCTTTAATGGCATCAACACAGTTACCCTAATGAATAATACTCTATATTATACATCTAACGTACACGTTTAACCACAACTGATACCAGCTCTCAGGCTTTAACTATTCAACTATAGCGGTGATAATTCCTGCTACGTGTCCAAGTTCAGAAGCTTTTATTATAATCTTCTGCCATGTTTAAATCGGTTACGTCACACTTGTTTAATCGGGAAAACCTACGTCAGGTTTTATCACAAGTCAAAATATAACACAAATATTGCTAAAGATCCGCAGTAGCTTCGTTTGGATGTGTTGGGACGCAGTGTTAGTCACACAATGATTAGCACTCTTATCATAATCATAATCCATGTGGACATTATAATCATAATCCATGTGGACATTATAATCATAATCCATGTGGACATTATAATCATAATCAATGTGAATATTATAATCATAATGCGTGTGGCTGAAGTTACGCATAATTGACGCTCTGTACTATACGCGCAAAATCAACACAATATCAAagtttgtttaatttataatacaaaaaaacacttgacaGCCAGCCTTATTTAGACTCTTATCAAACTCAGATGTTTGTGTATCTATTCAGTGG encodes:
- the LOC137090261 gene encoding M1-specific T cell receptor alpha chain-like, with protein sequence CVTFGANKIIFGEGTILHVEAKTEKRPEIYKFDNSCLATDFTSHSAVNLSGAQVVRYSGKDYQNYYSSFALGGAKDNKCQETGDCKEGSSGQSSEIEKDEKVNFLSLGLFWLRILFLKTVVFNVLMTFKAWMS